The DNA segment CATTATCAACTCTAAATGATGAGAGAATTTGTTCACTACCAATTACTAGCGTTAACTGCAAAAATGGAAAGTATGATGCAACTGTATATTTTGATGGTAGTGATTTTAATGAAAAAGAGATTCCCGGTGTAATTTCAGCTTTAACAAAAGCAAATGGAAGACTAAAAACTTATGTATTGAGTGCAACAGGTTGGTATAAATGTCCAACATTTAAGTTTGTAAATGACAACTCATTAGAGTCTTCAAAACATATTGAAGATCTTTTTAAACAAATAGAAAAGAAAAAGAGCAAAGAATGAATTTAGAAGAGTCAATACAAATCGCAGTTAAGGGTTGCGGTGCTGAAGTTTATGATATTGTTACTCTAAAAGAGAATGATAGCAATATTTATAGAGTTTATATAACTTCAAAAGATGGAGTATCTTTAGATAAATGTGCAGAAATCTCTAGATTAATATCTCCAATATTAGACATTGAAGAGCCTATGCAAGGAAAATACAACCTTGAAGTAAGCTCTCCAGGGATTGAAAGAAAATTAAAAAAACCTTTGCATTTTATTGCTTCAATTGGTGAAAAAGTAAAACTTAAAGATTTTGA comes from the Halarcobacter ebronensis genome and includes:
- the rbfA gene encoding 30S ribosome-binding factor RbfA, producing MKSINLQRTESLLMELIPEALSTLNDERICSLPITSVNCKNGKYDATVYFDGSDFNEKEIPGVISALTKANGRLKTYVLSATGWYKCPTFKFVNDNSLESSKHIEDLFKQIEKKKSKE
- the rimP gene encoding ribosome maturation factor RimP is translated as MNLEESIQIAVKGCGAEVYDIVTLKENDSNIYRVYITSKDGVSLDKCAEISRLISPILDIEEPMQGKYNLEVSSPGIERKLKKPLHFIASIGEKVKLKDFDKNVLKGELISADENEIKLKTEHGEETITYDQISSASTYFEW